TCTGAACCATGACTAGGTGTTAGCCAGGTGGCTGGCTGAACCTGGTTCCAGCCAGAGAGAACTGACCTGTCCTGAATTAGCAGGGAGCACGGAGAAAGGACTGAAAGGAGGGTTTGTGGATTTCAGATGAGGCTAGAGAGAGGGGCAGCATTTTGGTCTGTATCCGAACAGCAGTGGGCAGCCACCAAGGAGGATGCCTTGGGGGAGGACGGAGTTATCGAGGCTGTATCTTCGCCTTATTCCTGAGCCTGATTTGCAGTCTCTGACCTCCGGGAGGCTGATGAGCCCTGCCCGGGTCGGGACTGCCTTCGGCTTGCCTTGACTACCTGGATTTCCCgagggcagggcggggcggggcccgcTCAGGTCTTTTGAAGAGATTTGCAGGCTGCGTTCAATAATATCAAAACATTGAACATAAGATAGTTAGGGGGAAAGGAAATTTATTTTGACTCGGGCTTCCTCACCTACATAAAAATATTTCGACAGCCCTAAACCAGAGGAGAAAACATATGGATAATCTGAAAACACTTATACTTGGCTCTAGAAATCGCAAAGATAAACAGCACCGGAGGCAGGGTCACATGTTTGTCATTGCTCCTGCACACTCAGCGCTCACGCAAATTCACACTGACCCCCTATGGCCTCTGCTCAGACTCTGGTACCTACAAGGTGACAGAAGGGTGAGGCTACTTGGGGTGATAAGCATTACTTCTTTAGTTGAGGGTGGGTGGCCTAGGGTCATTGAAATTTACATAGAGACCCAGATTACAACTTGCTATTTTTATAGATAATTTGCTGTAGATAAGCAACTCTGTGGCCAGTTCTTATCCAGATAGGAACACACTTTGTGAATAAAACACATAAAcattattcaatttttttctcaatatttttgacaaaaaaacccaccagaggaACAAAATATAAGAGGTCCTGAATAGGACTAGAGTACGGATTACATATTATCAAGTATATAACTATGGAGTCTCATCATCCTTGACGTTTTTTGTAGAGTCTGTCCTTTACAGTAAGTGCAGAAGTGCAACATTCTACATGTTCTAAAATGCCTAAAATATTCTCTTCATGGAGCTCACCGGGTCTGTAAAGCATGGCTCCTTTTGAAGAGGAGAGCACGGAGCACCATTAGTGGGCTTTAGTGGCGTTAATAATTCAGAGAGGTGCCCTCCATCTTCTTTCAGGTATACAGAAGGGTCCACTTTAATGAATAACAGGGCTGCAGAGAAGAGAGGAGTCAAGTCCCACACCAGGGGATGGAAGCTAATTGCGAAAAGTTGCCCCACTACAGCTGCTGccttatgaaaaatataaactgtGGTTTAAGCAAACACTTCATCTTCTTGTAGGGATGTTAGATTCCCGACAGGGCTATGTCCCCCTCCCTCACCAGAGGCTGCATCTTATCTAACTAGCATGTGTGAaagtcaatttcttttttaatcaggGAGCTACAGAAGCAAGCTCATTTTGTGATTTAATCTTAACTTGTAGAAGCACTaatgataattaaaaattattctaaaaattaaaaaaagtcttCATGCACATTTTTGATATGTTGTCATGAGCATATTAAGACATTACAGATAAGTGGCTCCAAATATTTCCAGtacctgaaaattttaaaaatgacatttcttcCTGAACTCAGCATTATGGTAGTAATGAAGAATCTGGAATTAAAGTATTTCTGGGGAAGAAATATTTCTCCCAGCAGACAAAGACTCAGAGGCAGCAGCGAGTCGTGTATAATCAAGCTGCGATCAGAGCTGGCTGAAAAATGTACATCAATGAGAGATGATGCTTTTTGTCATAGTTAAGCATCTGTTGAGGGCCTGTTAGATATCAGACAGTGCTATAGAGAACAACCTGATTTGGCATCGTCATCgcagttaaataatttaaatagaaaaaaaaaaagaaaggaaacttatCATAATTGGGCAAAGGTAGGAAAATGATTCATATTTAGCTACATCATATGAATTAGTTCTGAGATTGCAGAAGCCATACAAAAAGATGGTTGGGTTTGTCCTTAGGGTCTTTGGTTGCCAAGAAACTAAGATTTGGGGCTGTCTCTTGGAGTTATGAAATTTGATGTAGAGCAATGGTCCTCCAATAATGGTCAGAGGGGTCCTGACCATTAGAGACCCTATTAGGACATCTAATACTAATTAGGACAAGTTCTTCACTTTCCAACTAAATATCTGTGGGAAGCCAAATTTTCTTCACATAgttcaaccaaaacaacatatcacAGCAGATCAGCAGAGGCAGATGTGAGAATCCATCTGTCTTCTGTTAAGCAGGAATTACAGTGATTTGCAAACATGCAAAAGAGTGGTATTCTACtcactaattattattttttttggagggaaaataaagttatttttttcataaaattgtgctacttatgttaacatgtaatggttttattttaaatgaattaaataaattctttaaaaatttccctcagttttaatttctaatggtgtgtatatggagaaataaaattcatatatacACAAAGATTTTGGGGGTTCTCAGGTTTAAAAGTGTCAAGGGTCTTgagattaagatttttaaaagtttgagacCCACTGCTGTAAATGTTTAACTTATGAAAATGGAATCAGCCAACagataaaaatacaatgaaagatGTTCATTCGCCCTTGCAAGAAGGACAAGAAACTTCTGGGAAACGGGAGGTTATTCAGAATGCGTGTATTGCAGGGAAGTGTTTACACTTAGATTGCCCTTAGCAACAGGAATTCATTGACCTTCCAACtccctttaattaattttttaagaattgaagtatagttgatttacaatattgtgtttcaggtgtacagcaaagtgattcagttatatatatatacttttttcagattattttccatggtagcttatcataagatattgaatagagttctctgtgctagacagtaaatctttattgtttatctgttatctattttacatatagtagttttgtatctgttaatcccatactcttaatttatccctccgctactccctttcttctttgctaaccatatgtttgttttctatgtctgtgagtctatttctgttttgtaaataagttcatttgtatccttttttttttttaagaatctacATATAAGCcatttcatatgatatttgtctttctctgtctgacttcactttgtatgataatctctaggtccatccatgttgttgcaaatggcattatttcattcttttttatgactaatattccagtatatatatatatgtatatatcacatcgtCTTAAACCaatcatcagttgatgggcacttcggttgcttccatgtcttggctattgtagatagtgctgccatgaatattggggtacatgtattttttcaaattagagttttcatcttttttgatGATTGTGTCTTAGCTCTCcttcattttgattttcattgcTCTTTCTACTTCCAGTACAGACACTatataatttattgtttaaaCTAGAACTCTCTTAAAGTAAAGGGAGGTTTTATTAATATGGCAGAGCAACAGACTTACCTGGCTGCTCTCTTTCTTATCCTGGTCAATAACTACCCTCCAAGAGAGGAATCGCTGAATCAAAGGATATGAAAACTCTTCTAGATCCTGTTCACTAACAGCTGTACTAGAGATGTGATTACATTAGGCAGGACTTGATTAGATTTCAGTAGTGCGTTTCTGTATTTGATCTCTAACACATTTTGTTATTCAAAGTTGAGCTCTGAAATTAGATAATCTCATTCAGATGGCAGTAGGTTCCCTAGTTGAACTCAAAGAGGATAACTGTAGTACTGTGAAATTTGGCATGTGATTTCACGCCATCATCTTGCCCCGGAAGAGTAAGTTCACTTGATAAGATTTGAGGCCTGGACTTGGATCCTGATTGTGGGCGGGGACTGTGCCCCAGGCACTATAAAAAGCCAGATTGTCTGAGCTCCCATTCACTTCACCAAGAAGCCTGGAGAGGTAAAAGTGAAGACTTCAGAGCTTCAGGGCATCAGCTGGAAGTCTCCAAATCAATGTAAGCAATCATTTCtgtctgggttgtttccactatcccatttctctctcattagctataattatctttttaaaaaaatatatatatatatatatttttataattatcttttgaatacccaggagtggaattgctggatcatacggtagttttatttttaattgtttgaggaaccgccatactgttttccataatggctgcaccaatttacattcccaccaagagtgcacaagtgttcccttttctccacatcctcaccaacatttgttgtttgtagattatttatttatttatttattactgtaggtccttgttggttatctattttaaatacagcagtgtgtacatgtcaatagcaaactcccaatctatctctCCCCCAATCCattcccttggtaaccataagttcattctctaagtctatgaatttgcttctgttttgtaagtaagttcatttgtatctttttttttttttagattccacatataagcgatatcatatgatgtctgtctttctgtctgacttacttcacttagtatgataatctccaggtccatccatgttgctgcaaatggcattatttcattctttttaatggctgagtaatattccattgtgtttatgtaccacatcttctttatccattcatctgttgatggacatttaggttgctcgcatgccttggctactgtaaacagtgctgcagtgaacattggggtacatgtatccttttgaaccacatttttctctgaatatatgtccaggagtgggattgctggatcatattgtagctctatttttaattttttaaggaatctacatagtgttttccatagtggctgtaccatatttgtagattttttgatgattgccatttgaacaggtgtgaggtgatattgtggttttgatttgcatttccctgatgattagcaatgttgagcatattttcatgtgcctgttggtcatttttatgtcttctttggaaaaatgtctattcagatcctctgcccattttttaaactgggttttgtttgtttgtttgtttgttttgatgttgaattgtatgagttctttgtatttttggatgttaactctttatcagatatataaaatgccttctcccattcagtatgtggccttttctttttttaatgattgtatTTAGGTGtggaaattctttttcttcactgcaaGTGACTTACAAAGTAATGCTGTTTAGGGGGTAAAGACTGTGCTCCTGGTTCCTGTTAAAGACccagttgggaaaaaaaaaaaaaaaaaaagacccagttgGACTTACCTCCTATGGGGAGAAGCTGTGGTCAGAGCAGACAAGACTTCACCCAGAAGTCTCCAGACAAGGTAAGCTGTCCCCCATGAAAAGACAATGTCCAACTGTCCTCTTTCTTGTGATCACTTAAATTTTGGATAGTTTTCCTCACAGACAGCGCCTTTGCTATGATTCTCTGTTGACTTAGTGTCACTTTCATGTCTAAACTACAGAAAgatttacattatttaatttttgtattcgATTTAGGTACATCCTGACTATTGAAGAGCAGATCAGGTACTGAAGGCTCCCAATGGCTCCCAGAAGCTAATAAAGGGCTTCTGTAGCTCAGTTCTGCTAAAGAGCGAACTTCAGGGACCATGGCCAACCATCTGCAAGAGGAGGCAGCCTGTCCAGTCTGTCAGGAGGTCTTCCTGAACCCCATTGCTCTCTCCTGTGCCCACACTTTCTGCTTTCATTGCATGCAAACTTGGATGGAAGAACAGAAGGATCTGAAATTGATCTGTCCCATATGTCGAGGCGTCAATGAGAGTCCTCCTTTGGAGGAATGGCAAGTTGGAGAACTGATTCTTCTCATCACACAGCATAGTTCCCAACTGGAGCAGGGTCTGCATGTGAATGATGAGTACCTGAAGTTCTGGGAGGACATAACTCTGGATGCAGCCACCGCCAACCCCTTTCTTATCCTCTCTGATGACCTAAGGAGTGTCCAGTGTGGGAAGATCTGCCAGAACCTGATGGAAGATCCCCAGAGATTTGCATACTGGGCTTGTATCCTGGGCACTCCGTGCTTCTCCTCTGGCTGTCATTACTGGGTGGTAGAAGTGGGAGAGGGGAATGAGTGGGCTCTGGGGGTCTGCAAAAAATCGGTtgacaggaagaggaagagcagtTTTTCCTCTGAACATGGCTTCTGGATCATCAGCATGAAGGCGGGAATAATCTATACCTGCTCCATCCCAGAAACCAGAATTCCTGCAAACCCTGGCCTTAGCCAAGTAGGAATTTTTCTAGATATTGAGTTGGAAGAAATCAAGTTTTTTGATGTTAGCAATGATGCCCTCATCTACATACACAGTAATTTCTCCTGTTTGGAGCCTTTGTGTCCGTTCTTTAGTCCTGAGTTCCCTGGAGAAGGTGATAATGGTGGCCCCCTAACCATCTGTCCATCAGGAACTCATCCCTTCCTAGAAACGTCCTGTGAGGTGAATGAGATCTCTGATGTGAGAAACGTCAGAATGACCCAAGAAGAGACAATTTTGTAGACTTTGTAGCTAAgcaatttttattgatttgagggTGTATTTTGTAGACCTTGCAGCTAAATAACTATGGGGTGTAGGGGGTGTTATTAAGCACTTTAAAGCCTCAGTTTTTTTGGTCTTTACTTGGGGATAATTATATCTCTCAGCCAAACAGCTGTGATGATCAGAGACTACACTGTGCATTTATTCTGTAGTATATACAATGGGGAGTTTTagattataaattaaattattacattttgtGGATAGGAACAATgcctttttcattatttcatgcCTTTTCTATAGTATAATTCCTGATAATGATAACTGTCtggggaaaaagaagaatgagatgCCAGAATGAGATATTTTGACATGAAATTTAAATGAGCTCTCTACAAATGTACTGGGAAagaactgttttttatttttattttcttgaaagacAAAGAACCTTTCACTGAGGTGGCTATAGTTAGTGGTGATTCATGTTTGTCCTAATGAGAATGTTCAATAATTGGCATATTGGTTGGTTGTCAAAGtggtattgtatatatgatgGCCAAAAAGGTGCCAATAGGGTCAGTCAGAGAGTATCtgtcctggactccttgcttggggCCCTTCAGTTAATGTTGCACTTTCCTCTACCACAACTCATTGTCAGTAGATTAGCTTTACTGCACATgggtgagcagacccaagtttggtccAGTAACAGTTTCTCTAAGATTCTGGACCTTCTGGAATCAATTATATAAGGAGGGAAATGACTGTTTGGAACATTGGATCCTCTCACAACCTATCTGTAGTTTGTGCCCCTCCCCTCCATCACACCCACACTGTTTTAGACTGCAGTTTCCCACACCCCAGTCTTAAATGCTCATGATGGCTCCTTTTCAAACCACTCAGGGGCTTTTgggttgtattttaaaaattttactgagtCAGCCACTTCCAAGGTGGCATCTGTCCTAGGAATGCTGGGTTGGGACATGTTCTGGACTCTGACTTTGACTTCCTTTCCAAAGAGACCCAGAATTGTTACAGGAAgagggaccccttccagggcccaagagtgggctcttgtctaacactcagaaatgaattgccTGAGGAGACACATGTACTGACAAAGCAAAGactttacagtaagtcccctacataagaaccttcaagttgtaaactttcaaagatgcgaatgtaggttcgcatgtccaatcacgtaagttagttcacatgtctggcatacattgtcacgtacgtgcatcctctacaagtggttgtgcttttgtgtattttactgtacagtaccgtatagagtacagtatctttatttcaagcccaagttgtccagaagcaagcgtaaaagcagcggtgatatagttggtactgctaagaagcaccaagcAATAATGATGGAACTTGccgtgcaacatgaggagcttactaatgaagtcctgatggaactggaggcccagagaagggacaaagagagacaataggaagaagaagtaactgaagaaccaaagagattcacaagacaggaaatggcaaggggattttctttagtTGAGGAGGCACTATTAGTTTTTGAGTCATAGGGCCCGAACGTAGAACGgtacatgaaggttgcagcagccgatCAGAATGTAATCCAGCactaccatgtcatctatgacgagaaaaaaagagctactacccagacatcactggatcgttttttcaagagggtagatagaattgaatccagcaaggaaccagatcTGTGCCATCCacatcaggtgtgagtgaaactgcagcttgccctccatcttcTATTGCTGAccatccttcagctctaccatcttccacctcctctccctcctccagccagtaactcttcttgcctgttcactcgatgccagcccctctatgccagctgttgtactgtactactgtacttttcaaggtactgtactgtaggattaaaaatgttttctttattctgagtgtctgttttttatgtattatttgtgtgaaaagtattataaacctattacagtacattactgtatagccgattgtgttagttgggtacctaggctaactttgttggacttacaaacaaattggacttacgaacacgctctcagaacagaactcgttcgtatgtaggggacttactgtattgggAAGGGGCTGTGGCTGGGCGGAGAGCTGCAGGGTAAGGgcacccaggagaactgctctgccacgtggctctcAGTCTCAGCTTTTATGGTAAtagggttgtctctggccaatcatcttgcttgacccatatttggtctgactcagggtccttcctggtggcgccaATATCTCTCAGTCAAGCTGGAGTCTAGAgcaaaggattctgggaggttggtaggacaatATTATGGGATCGCGTCTCCTCCTTCTTTTTGGCCCTTCTCGAATTCGCCTGGTTAGTTTTCAGTGGCAGCACCATGTTCTTTATCGGGACCTCTTGTGGTGAGACAACTCATCGTGCCTGGCCAGTGCGAGCGGTTTCGGTCAACCGTTCCCTAACAGAATTGTCATCTCCTGTTTCTTTCCAACATCCACTGGAGATGAGGGACGGCCCAGTgtggtgttttgttgttgttgttattccctTTTGATCCATATGATTTTATTTCAGGAGTCTCCTTGCCCTTCTCTGACACTGGGTCTAGGTGGGGACCACCCCAATCCACATTAACAGGTGTTTGTATTGTTGAAACAAAAGTTTTCTGAGACAATACCTATGACGAGTGATacactataattttcttttattatattttattagaaaaaatccTGGTCTCACACACTAATTTGATTTCAGAACTCACCAGTAGGTTAGAACTGCAATTTGAAAAGCTGGGAATGTCCCTGGGCTTCTCATGTCTTTGAGTGCTAAAGAGAAGGCAGCCCCAGTTTCCTAGGACTAGAGGTAACAGTATGTGTTATAATCTGCATATTTCAGCTTCTCTCAAGGACCATTTGCTTTAAGGGACTTTCTGTCTCTTCTTCAGGGGGATTTAAGTTCTAAGCTTTCCTTCATCCCAGCTAAAGGACgtgagtgatttttttcttcatcaaacATTAAGGGAAAATGCCAGTGGCCAATGATtggcctgtttctttttttcctatctgAATCACTGTGGCCCAGGGGAAATGATGAAGGCTGGGTCACATTCTCATCCTGTTGCCAATCGGTATTTTTCCTTAGCAAAATATTTCACATATCCAAATCTTTAGCATGTCTATTGCTACAACACTAATCTAAACCTCACACGTATCCCATCTGGACGGTTGTGACAGCCTCCTAACCTCCTTGCTCCACCCCCGCCTTTCCTTAGTTCACTTCCACCCGGGAACCAAAATGATCCTTTTAAACTATCCATCAGGTCATTCCCATCTTAAACCCTGCAAGGATTAATAGGTCAGGGGGAATAAATTCTCTCAGATGCCCTCCCTCACACTCTCCCCTCACTCCTCTCCAGGAGCACTAGCTTTCTTTCCACCAGAGCCAGCTTCCCAGGGCTCAAATCCTATTTTTGTTACTTTCAGTTATGTGATTTTGGACAAGTTATCCaacttctctatgcctcagttcccTACTTAGTAAAGAGGGATTAATAAGAAACCCAACCTTTAGGATTGTTATATGGATTAAATTTGATAATTCACCTCGATTGTTTAGCTCTGGGCCTTGCTTGTAGACTGTGTTATTTGTTGCCAATTAATGACATCATCTAGTATCTTTGGTGACGTGTGAAGTTGGCTATTTATTTAACATACTCCTTCTCATGTTGGAAACATCTTTTTAAtcccagtttttaaaatactttaaacttATTCAGGAAGAGGTATTGCATTTTGACTAGACTTTTAGTAATGAAACAATTGTTTGGTATTACTTATGGATTGATAGAAGAAAGCATCTTGGTGTGCCCATCCCCCTCACACATCTGTGTaagttccttccctccttcttcccctcccccagctaacCCCTCCCACTGTTGCAAACTGTGGTGTGGACTGATGCAAAGGTTTTAATTGGCTCTGGGGGTAGAGGTGGAGTCAATATGGGGAACAGAACTCTGGTTGCCTCAAAAAGCAATAGTAGTATGAGGATAATTACAATTCTGTATCTAATTGGTATGTTAGGATAATATCAATCAATTATTATtgcacctcccacctcccctccaaCAACCCTTCTCAGATTTCAGCTTTCCAGCCCTCAGCCCTTGCTACCCCCTATCTGGGAATCCTTAATAAAATACCTCCCCACCCAAAGTTGGCCGGAATCATACCCCTTACTCTTTTTTTCATATCTACCTCTGCctctccctcactgtccctccaaGCAATACGTTTTATACGTAATGTTCTTTCCACTGTGGTCTTCTTGGACTAAACTGATTAAGTACCTAGGCCACCCTGCCTCAATTAGCATAACTGACTAAAACTACAGGCTAGGTGGGGAAGGAGAACAAGAAAAGGCTGTGGAGATGCAGGGAAAGAAGGGTGAGGGCCGGGCTGAGCTCCAACCAAGGCTAATGGTGAAGGAGGAACTCAGTCCTCCCCACCTGAGTCACAGGGATGGGGGGAAAACTTATACTACCCTCAACATCTCTATTTGGGAGGAAGACTAGTCCCCCACCACTCCAAGACATAGTTGATTTGAACGACTTGATTTGGCCATAAAGGCTCAGATGACATAAGCGGCCGGAGCAATGATTCTCAGCCCTGGTTTCTCCTTACAATCATGTGAGGAATTTCAAAAGTTCCCAGACCCCAAACCACGTCCTAAACCAATCAAATTGGAACCTCGGGGATGGGACCCAGACAGTGGTACTTCTCCAGGTTTTCTAGGTGATTTCagtgtgcagccagggttgaaaaTCACCGGACTAAAGAACTGGTTCCAAAAGTTTATTGTGCCTCAGAATCTCTTGGAtgaattcagtaggtctggggtggggccccaaaatttgcatttgtaatcagttcccaagtgatgctggTGGGAACCACACTTAGAAACCAGTGGACTAGAGGACAGAGTGCACTTTAATTTTCATTCTTGAATTAAGtccattaattaatttaaaatttaattccattttagttttaatttaactttaattcttgcattaaaaaccaaaacaattagaaaaaccTGGAACAGTtgaagagaagggagggggaatGAGGGACGTTAGCTGGGATTAAATCAGTGTGTTTAGAAAACTCAGATAACATTACGGACATTCTagcccaccaccagcccctctgCATATTGATCACAAGATTTTCATCAATTCGGATACCCTGATAATACCCCAAAGTGTGTATAAAAATGACTGTTCACCATAATGACCCAAGCCTGTATTCTTCTTAATATTTGGTTTTAGGGCTTTCTGTAAGAAGAAGGTTCTTTTTCAAGCCTTTCTGGCCCCTTTTTTCCATAGAAAGCAATCAGGAAAAAGTGGTGAGATTTTCTGCTTCTTAAGAGGTTACTGTCTCTGGACAGTCCGTACATGTTCGCTTAGAGTTTGGTGAGTgctgttctttgtttttcatagGTGGCAGATTCTGCCCAGACTCTAAAATGTACTGATAGGTATGGGTGCCACATGCAGCCTGGTCTTAGACTTCCTCGTGTCAAGCTTCTAAGAGCCTTTCTTAAGAAACAGCTGGCTCTCCGTCTTTGCCCGCTTTTTGGTCTCTTCCTTCATCCTGATGCTCTACTCTCTTGGACCATAAGGGTAAAGGGCTGCCTCAGGGCCTGAGAGAAGCCTGTGCCCATGAAGTGTACAGGGACCCCTGACGGCTGCAGAGCCTCTCTGCTTGCCTTGGAACTTCACCTCTGACTTGACCAATGTGATACAGAAAAAAACAGCTTTCCATTTTAAGCCTGTGTTATgatgtgatttctttctttttttttttggattttattttatttatttttatacagaaggttcttattagttatctattttacacatattactgtatatatgtcaatcccaatctcccaattcatcccaccaccaccaccaccaccaccaccaccacaccaaaCCCCTGCACCCTGCcatttcccccccttggtgtccatacatttgttctctacatatgtgtctttatttctgccctgcaaactggttcatctgtaccatttttctaggttccacatatatgcgttaatatacaatatttgtttttctctttctgacttgcttcactctgtatgacagtctctagatccatccacgtctctacaaatgatgcagttttgttcctttttgtggctgagtaatattccattttatatatgtaccacatcttctttatcaattcatcagttgatgggcatttaggttgcttacaagacctggctattgtaaatagtgctgtaatgaacattggggtgcatgtgtctttttaaattatggttttctctgggtatatgcccaggagtgggattgctgggtcatatgataattctatttttagttttttaaggaacctccatactgttctccatagtggttgtatcaatttacattgccgtttctccacaccctctccagcatttgttgtttgtagattttctgatgatgcccattctaagtggtgtgaggtgatacctcattgtagatttgacttgcatttctctaataattagtgatgttgagca
This genomic stretch from Kogia breviceps isolate mKogBre1 chromosome 13, mKogBre1 haplotype 1, whole genome shotgun sequence harbors:
- the RFPL4B gene encoding ret finger protein-like 4B, coding for MANHLQEEAACPVCQEVFLNPIALSCAHTFCFHCMQTWMEEQKDLKLICPICRGVNESPPLEEWQVGELILLITQHSSQLEQGLHVNDEYLKFWEDITLDAATANPFLILSDDLRSVQCGKICQNLMEDPQRFAYWACILGTPCFSSGCHYWVVEVGEGNEWALGVCKKSVDRKRKSSFSSEHGFWIISMKAGIIYTCSIPETRIPANPGLSQVGIFLDIELEEIKFFDVSNDALIYIHSNFSCLEPLCPFFSPEFPGEGDNGGPLTICPSGTHPFLETSCEVNEISDVRNVRMTQEETIL